The Kosakonia sp. SMBL-WEM22 sequence ATTTGACATCCCACAAATGTTCTCTGCGCGGCTTGGCGTAGCGACGATGGCGATCTGCCCGGTTATTGTCTCTGTCAGCGTCGAAGCCATCAACCGCCTGATGCGCCAGGTGTCACTGCGCGCCGATTTTGATTTTCTCACCCGTGTTTACTCCCGCTCCGGCCTGTATGAAGCACTGCGCAAAGAGGAGAAGCGCTTTGCCGGCAAACATCTTTCAGTGATGCTGATGGATATCGACTACTTCAAGAGCGTCAATGACAGTTATGGCCATGAGTGCGGCGACAGGGTGCTGACCTCGTTCGCACAAAAAGTGCAGCAAGAGCTTGGCGAGCGCGGGCTGGTAGCGCGTATGGGCGGAGAGGAGTTTGTCGTGGTGGCGGTGACAGAAGACGCCAAAGCGGGCAAAAAACTGGCTGAGAAATTACGTAAAGCGGTGGAAAGTAATCTCTTTAAATGGCGACAGCAGATGCTGCACCTGACGATGAGCGTCGGCATCGGGCACGGTATGCCTGACCCCCGCCAGCTAACGGAGAGTTTCAATGAACTGCTGGCCGAAGCTGACGAGCATCTTTACCGCTCGAAGAAGCGCGGCAGAAACTGCACGACTGATAGCCACTACAGCGTGCCGGAAGAGCGTGCCCCGGCCGCGACGTAACATGATGAACGCAATGAATATTAATAGCTTATAAACACCTTGCGGCTCTTTTTTATGACCAATATTATTAACGTCGCGCGGTCGCAAGCAGCGGATTCGCTCACCCTGACAAACGTGCCGAATAGGCTACGCTTAATGCTGTAAACCGTTGTCTACTCGCCCGTTTACTCGAGCGCGGCGATCCAGACTGAGAATGATGAGATCGGCACTCTATGAAAATACCTGCGATTCCCGCTAATGAGACGCAGCGTCTGGCGTCGTTGCATGACTCCGGCCTGCTGGAGGGGGGCGTCAACCCCCGCCTGGACCGTTTAACGCGCCTGGCGCAACGGATGTTCAATGTCCCTGCGGCGCTTATTACGCTGGTTGATGAAGAGACCCTGCATTTTAAATCCACGGGCGGTTACCCGGCGGAAAGCCAGACTCTGCCGCGCAACATCTCCTTTTGTGGTCACGTCATTTTGTCTGAATCGGCGATGATTATCGAAGATACCCATCTTGATGAGCGTTTTACCGATAACCCGCTGGTCACCGGCGAGCCGCATATCCGCTTCTATGCTGGCTATCCGCTGCGTTTGCCGGATGGTGCGCTGGTGGGATCGCTGTGCGTAATCGATAAAGCGGCGCGTGGCTTTTCCGGGGCTGAAGTGGATAGCCTGAAAGATTTCGCCATGATTGTTGAAGATGAGTTTGCGGTAATGAGCGCGGCGACCACCGATGCGTTAACCGGCCTCTTCAACCGCCGCGGCTTCGATAACCTGGCAAAGTTTGCGATTGTTGGCGCCCGCCGCCGCGCGCAGCCCCTTACGCTTGCGTGGATCGATCTTGATAACTTCAAAGAGATTAACGATACCTACGGCCACGGCGAGGGGGATGAAGCCCTGAAAGCAATGGCTGATATCATGACTGCCAGCCTGCGCGAGGCGGATCTACGTGTACGTTATGGCGGAGATGAGTTCGCAATTGTCTTCTCCGATACTAATGAAGAGGGCGCATGGATTGCGATGCAGCATCTGGTCGAGCAGGTTGAAGCGTGGAACCAGCACTCCGGTAAACCGTGGAAGCTCGGTTTCTCCTGGGGCATCAGTGAGTTCAATCACGACGGTAATGACGATCTGCGCGCCTGGATGAAAGAGGCGGATGAGAAGATGTATGCCATGAAATCACGCAACAATCGCGGGCGTTAAGCCATAACAATTTTGTATGGTGTCAGGGCTTGAGTTAGCCCGTCACGCGTTGAATAGTGGTCATTTTACAAGGAAGCCAAATGACCGCTTATCATATCAATAGCCTCTCTGATGAGGCGATCCTCTCCCATATCGACAGCCTGTGTAACGTGCTGGAAAACTGCGTCGCTGGCGGTGCCTCTGTCAGCTTTATGCATCCGCTGTCGCGGGAAAAATCACATCAATTTTGGTCCAATGTGGCTGCAAGCGTAACGCGCGGCGAGCGGATTGTGCTGGTTGCGCAGGATGAGGCGGGCGAGGTTGTCGGCACCGTTCAGGTGGTGCTCGAACAGCCGGAAAACCAGCCGCACCGCGCCGATGTCTCGAAATTACTGGTGCACGATAAAGCGCGACGTCAGGGCCTGGCGCGTCGGCTGATGGCCGCGCTGGAGCGTGAGGCGCAGGCGCACGCAAAAAGCGTGCTGGTGCTGGATACAGCGACCGGCAGCGGGGCGGAGAACTTCTACACCGCCTGCGGCTGGCAGCGGGCGGGTGAGATCCCGCGCTATGCGTTAATGCCGGATGGAAATGTGACGGCGACGACACTTTTTTACAAGTTCATATAGCTGGGGTCAATAAGCCGCGCCGCTTTGATCAAAACAGGGTTTCATGGTTCTAAAGTCTGATAAGTTATTACACCAATCTTTCCAGGTTGTATGACTAATCTAAAAAGGAACTCACTGTGAACACATTAAACCGTCGCAATTTCCCCGGAGCTGACTATCCAGAACGTATTATTCAGTTTGGCGAAGGGAATTTTTTGCGCGCTTTTGTCGACTGGCAAATCGATCTGCTGAACGAGCACACCGACCTCAACGCCGGTGTGGTGGTAGTTCGTCCAATTGCGAGTGATTTTCCGCCCTCTCTGAGCATTCAGGATGGCCTCTACACCACCATTATTCGCGGTCTCAATGAGCAGGGCGACGCGGTGAGTGATGCGCGTCTCATCCGCTCGGTGAACCGGGAGATCAGTGTCTACACACAGTATGACGAGTTCCTGAAGCTGGCGCATAACCCGGATATCCGTTTTGTTTTCTCCAATACCACCGAAGCGGGTATCAGCTATCACGCAGGGGATAAATTCGACGATGCGCCGGCGGTAAGCTATCCGGCAAAACTGACTCGTCTTCTGTTTGAACGCTTCCGCCAGTTTGCCGGCGCGAAGGATAAAGGCTGGATAATCATTCCGTGTGAATTAATCGATTATAACGGCGAAGCGCTACGTGAAGTGGTGCTGCGCTATGCGGGCGACTGGGCGCTGGGCGCGGAGTTTATCGAATGGCTTGAGAGTGCAAACAGCTTCTGCTCGACGCTGGTTGACCGCATTGTTACCGGTTATCCACGCGATGAGGTGGCGAAACTGGAGGCGGAGCTG is a genomic window containing:
- a CDS encoding sensor domain-containing diguanylate cyclase; the protein is MKIPAIPANETQRLASLHDSGLLEGGVNPRLDRLTRLAQRMFNVPAALITLVDEETLHFKSTGGYPAESQTLPRNISFCGHVILSESAMIIEDTHLDERFTDNPLVTGEPHIRFYAGYPLRLPDGALVGSLCVIDKAARGFSGAEVDSLKDFAMIVEDEFAVMSAATTDALTGLFNRRGFDNLAKFAIVGARRRAQPLTLAWIDLDNFKEINDTYGHGEGDEALKAMADIMTASLREADLRVRYGGDEFAIVFSDTNEEGAWIAMQHLVEQVEAWNQHSGKPWKLGFSWGISEFNHDGNDDLRAWMKEADEKMYAMKSRNNRGR
- a CDS encoding GNAT family N-acetyltransferase, whose amino-acid sequence is MTAYHINSLSDEAILSHIDSLCNVLENCVAGGASVSFMHPLSREKSHQFWSNVAASVTRGERIVLVAQDEAGEVVGTVQVVLEQPENQPHRADVSKLLVHDKARRQGLARRLMAALEREAQAHAKSVLVLDTATGSGAENFYTACGWQRAGEIPRYALMPDGNVTATTLFYKFI